In Aurantimicrobium minutum, the DNA window ACTCTTTGCGGTGACCAAAGAGTTCGATAAAAACAACCCAGGCGGCACGCTCGTTGATTTCTTGACCGAGGTCTCTCTCGTGGCAGCCGCTGATGAGCTCGACGATGCCAGTGGCACCGTCTCGCTCATGACCTTGCACACCGCAAAAGGTCTGGAATACAACGCCGTGTTCATTACTGGTGTCGAAGAAGAACTTCTTCCTCACCGGATGTCCGCTGGTGAACCTGGTGGACCTGCTGAAGAACGCCGCTTGTTCTATGTGGGCATTACACGTGCGCGCAAGAAATTGTTCCTGTCTTTGGCGATGAGTCGAGCACAGTTTGGTCAAACCAATGTGGCGATGCCTTCTCGCTATCTGCAAGAGATACCTTCAGAGCTCATTGACTGGCGCCAGTCACCCGGAACAGTGAACGGGCGTGACGGTTATCAATCACGAGCACTCAATGCCCGAGGCTCACGCTATGACGGCGGCTTTGGTTCGAGTGAGCTAGGTGGTTGGGGATCAACCGAGGGTGGCTGGAATTCTCTCGAGGCCGCCCCTAAACCAAAGACCGAATGGGCTAACCGGGTCACGAATAAGATTCGTGACAACGGGGACCTCGTTCTTGTCGCTGGCGACCGAATTTCTCACGCTGACTTTGGTGAAGGAACTGTGAACCAGGTAACGGGCGAGGGCGCAAAGAGCGTAGCTCACGTGAAGTTTGATACCGCTGGAGCAAAGAAGCTCCTGATTAAGATTGCGCCAATCGAGAAGCTTTAAGGAGAGCGCAAACTTAGATTGCTGTGCCACCGCCTAAAAGTGAACCAATGAAGTAAGTCACAGCAAGGGCAAGTGCTCCACCGATAGTCACACGCAGAATTGCGCGTGGAACTGGTGCGCCTCCGATGTAGGCACCAATTCCGCCGGTCAGTGCCAGCGCCAAGAGAGACGCTGCCACTGTGGCGGCAATCTTGAAGGGTTCTGGAGTGAGTAAGACAGCTAACAGTGGAAGAAGTGCTCCCACGGTGAACGCAATCGCAGAAGAGATAGCTGCGTGGAGCGGGTTAGTGAGCTCGTCCTGGTCAATACCCAGCTCAACATCGAGATGTGTCTTGAGTGCATCCACCTCGGTCATTTCAACGGCAACCTGTCGAGCTGTTTCTGGCTTGAGGCCCTTGGCTTCATAGAGCGCAACGAGTTCTTCGAGTTCTTCCTCGGGGAACATTTCCAGTTCACGGCGTTCTTTATTGACCCACGCCTTTTCGGAATCTCGTTGGCTAGAAACAGATACATATTCTCCCAGCGCCATTGAGATAGCGCCGGCAGCGAGGGCGGCAATACCAGTAAGCAAGATGACAGCAGGATCACTTGTTGCGGCAGCAACACCTACAACCAGTGCAGCAATGGACACAATGCCATCGTTTGCGCCGAGAACTCCGGCTCGAAGCCAGTTCAGTTTGCTGTTGGACGCAGCGTCGTGAGGTTCAAATCCGTGTTCAAGAGTTGGTTCTGCCATGACACCAGCTTGGCAGTTTGTCTCATTGGTATCTAGTTAGGTGAGCCAAACCTTGTTCAGGGGTGTATTTGGCTGAAAAAAGGGGTAAAGTCGAACTGGTCAATTTATCTTGATATCAAGTTACTTTTAACTTTCGCCAGTGGCGGTCCGATCGCTACTGACTATTTATCGCTCAATGCGGATTGGGAATCACGTGGATTTATACGAATACCAAGCCAGGGACCTGTTCGAGAGTTATGACGTTCCCGTACTGGCGGGCATCATCGCAGACACCCCTGCTGAAGCACGTGCTGCAGCTGAAAAGCTCGGTGGCGTAGTTGTCGTCAAAGCTCAGGTTAAGGTCGGTGGCCGCGGTAAGGCCGGTGGCGTCAAGGTTGCCAAGACCCCTGAGGAAGCTGAAGAAGCCGCCAAGGCCATTCTTGGACTCGACATCAAGGGACACGTCGTCAAGCGCGTCATGGTTGCAGCTGGTGCTCGCATCGCTCAGGAGTTCTACTTCTCGGTGCTGCTTGACCGTGCAAACCGCTCCTACCTTTCCCTCACCTCCTACGAAGGTGGCATGGAGATTGAGCAGCTCGCTGTGGAACGCCCCGAAGCTCTCGCTCGCATCGAAGTAAACCCCATCAAGGGCATCGACCTCGAGGAAGCTAAGAAGATTGCTGTGGCAGCAAAGTTTCCATCTGAGCTCGTGGATAAGGTTGCTCCTGTTTTCGTCAAGCTCTATGAGGTCTACACCGGTGAAGACGCAACCCTGGTTGAAGTGAACCCACTGGTTCTCACCGAAGAAGGCGACATTATTGCCCTCGACGGTAAGGTCTCGCTCGATGAGAACGCTGAGTTCCGTCACGAGAACCACGCAGCACTCGAAGACAAGGCAGCTGCAGATCCACTCGAGGCTAAGGCTAAGGCTGCAGACCTCAACTACGTCAAGCTTGACGGAGAAGTCGGCATCATCGGTAACGGTGCTGGTCTCGTGATGAGTACCCTCGACGTTGTTGCTTACGCTGGTGAAAACCACGGTGGTGTCAAGCCCGCGAACTTCCTCGACATCGGTGGTGGAGCTTCTGCTGAAGTGATGGCGGCTGGTCTCGACGTCATCCTCGGTGACGCCCAGGTCAAGAGCGTATTCGTCAACGTCTTCGGTGGCATCACCGCATGTGACGCTGTGGCGAACGGTATCGTCCAGGCACTGGCAACCCTTGGTTCCGCTGCTAACAAGCCTCTGGTTGTTCGCCTTGACGGCAACAACGTCGACGAGGGTCGTCGTATCCTCGCCGAGGCAAACCACCCACTTGTAACCCTCGCAGACAGCATGGATGACGGCGCCGACAAGGCCGCTGAACTCGCTGCCCGCTAAGCCCTCACGAAAACTCAAGGATAAGAAATGTCAATCTTTCTGAACAAAGACTCCAAGGTCATCGTGCAGGGCATCACCGGTGGTGAAGGCTCCAAGCACACTGCCCGTATGCTCGCTGCCGGAACCCAGGTTGTTGGTGGTGTGAACGCACGCAAGGCTGGCACCACCGTTACTCACGGCGACGTTGAGCTCCCCGTCTTCGCAACTGTTGCTGAGGCAATGGCTGCAACCGGTGCTGACGTCTCGATCGCATTCGTTCCTCCTGCATTCTCCAAGGACGCTGTTATCGAAGCTATCGACGCAGAGATTCCTCTGCTCGTGGTTATCACCGAGGGCATCCCCGTTCAGGACTCTGCTGAGTTCTGGGCCTACGCCAAGGAAAAGGGTGGCAAGACCCGCATCATTGGTCCTAACTGCCCCGGCATCATCACCCCAGGTGAAGCACTCGTGGGTATTACCCCTGCGAACATCACTGGTAAGGGTCCCATCGGTCTGGTTTCCAAGTCGGGAACCCTGACTTACCAGATGATGTTCGAACTGCGTGACCTCGGTTTCTCGACCGCTATCGGTATTGGTGGAGACCCCATCATCGGCACCACTCACATCGATGCACTCGCTGCATTCGAGGCGGACCCCGAGACCAAGGCCATCGTCATGATTGGTGAAATCGGTGGTGACGCTGAAGAGCGCGCTGCAGACTTCATCAAGGCGAACGTGACTAAGCCTGTAGTTGGCTATGTTGCTGGCTTCACCGCTCCCGAAGGTAAGACCATGGGTCACGCTGGTGCGATTGTTTCTGGTTCTGCTGGAACCGCTCAGGCAAAGAAGGAAGCCCTCGAGGCTGCCGGCGTCAAGGTAGGAAAGACTCCCTCCGAGGCTGCACGTCTGATGCGTGAAATCATGCAGAACCTCTAAACAGAACCATTATTCACATGGCGCTCACCTACGGGTGGGCGCCATGTGTTTTTACCTGTTGAATGCAAATGGGTTGGGTTAAACGAATTCTCGATGGCAGACTTGAACAACTAAGACCTTCTTCAAAGGGGAAAACTGTGGCTGAAGCTGTAAAGAAGAGCGCTGGACGTGCCTGGCTCTCGAGCATTCTGATTATTGTCGCAATGGTGTTGACACCCGTTGCCATCGTCAGCCACTGGGCAACCAGTGAAGTGACCAACACTGAGCGCTTTGTCAGCACGCTCTCTCCCTTGGCGTCCAACCCTGAAGTTCAGCAGGTTGTCATCGATGAAGTTTCTGGGGTTATCAAGGAATCTGTTGATATTCCTAAACTGACTGATTCCCTGTTCACTGGACTTGCTCAAGCCCTCAACCTTCCAGAGCCTGCACAGAAGGCTCTCGAGATGCTCAGCACCCCAGTTGCAAGTGGTGTTGACGCGCTGATTACGGACGTTGTGACGAAAGCAGTTGAATCTGATGCCTTCCAGCAGGCATGGACCAAGACCCTGACACTCACTCAGGAACAAACTGTTGCGTTGCTCTATGGTGATCCCGAATCATTGATTCAGCTCTCCAATGATGGAACTCTCACACTTCCCCTCAAGCCCATCATTGTCGACATCAAGGCTGCCCTCGTGAAGCAAGGTGTTGGTTTTGCTAACGCTATTCCCGAAGTAGATAAATCCATAACCTTGGGTCAAATCCCCGAGTTAGCTCTCGCCCGCGTGATTTACCAGGTTGGTGTGGGCGTCGGAACCTGGTTGCCATGGATCGTTGCTCTGATGTTTGCTGTCGGTATTTTTGCCGCACGTAACCGTCCCCGTGCAATCATGGCCACCAGCATTGTATTTGCCCTCGTCATGGGCTTCATGGGCTTCCTGTTTGGAACCGGTCGCATCTTGGCCACCACGGTTATTGATCCGGCCATTGCTGGAGCAGTAGCGGTGATTTATGACGCAGTTGTTGCCTATGTCATCAACGTGGTTGCTGCACTCGGTGTAGTTGCGATATTCGCTGCTATTGCCGCTTGGGCTTTTGGATCCTCAGAGTCAGCTGCCAAGCTACGCGCTTTCTCCAACAAGCAGATTGATACTGTTCGCAAGGCTGTTGACCCTCAGAACAAGACCTTCTCTGGTGTAAGCCCAGTGATGAACAAGTACCGCGTTCTTGCTCGCGTTCTGATTATCGGCATCATTGCCTGGATTGTTGCACTTCAACAGCCCGTAACTGTTCCCATGATCATTTGGAACACATTGCTCATTCTGGTTCTGCTCTTTGTCTATGAAGTACTGCAGCGCACCAACGGCAAGCCTGTTGTTGCGGCAGCAGCAGCTCCCTCAGCTCCGGTAGCACCTGCACCTTCGACTGCGAAGCCTGCAGCCAAGAAGGCACCTGCAAGGAAGCCTGCTGCAAAGGCGACAACTTCGGCAAAGCCAACAGCTAAGAAAACTACCGCTACGAAGCCTGCTGCGAAGAAAGCTCCTGCAAAGAAGCCTGTCGCGAAGAAGCCTGCTGCTAAAAAGTCATAGCATCAAGAGGTGAACCGCACCCTCATAGCTCTGCTTGCTGCCCTCGAGGCATTCATTGCGCTAGCTATTGGGGTCGGTATCTCTCTCGTCCCGCTGAGTTTGATGTGGGCGGTGCAATTTGATTCCGGTGTGAGCTGGGATGTTTTTTATCGCGCTTCGGCAGATATTTGGCTGGTCGGCCACGGTGTCGATTTGAAAATGACCTTGGACCCTGTTCTGGCTGCTGCAGTCAACCTTCCAGGTGGAGACAAGCCCTTCCTCATCTCGATTGCACCGCTGAGCTTTTCGCTGCTCACAATCCTGCTTGGCGTTCGACTGGGAAGAAAGTCTTTTGAATCAGGTGCACGCTTTGTGGGGCCGCTGTCTGCAGTGGCAACCTTCGGCTTCTTCACGATCCTCATTGCTCTCTCTGCTGTTCATGTCAATGCCACTCCGGTGATGTGGATGGCTGTGTCCTTCCCGACCGCCATCTTCGCTCTGGGAGTTTTCATTGGGGCCCGAGGTGAAGTCGGTCACTCTGGAGGCCGTGCCGAAAGAGTGCAACAAAAAGTGGTGGGTTGGGCAACCGGACTTTCTTCACAAGTCAAAGCCGTGCTTTCTGCTTCATTGCGGGGAGGTCTCATCACGGCCGCACTCGTCATTGGCGCCTCAGCCGTTGCGCTATCTATATTGATCATTGCGAACTTCGCCAGTATTTTGGGCATCTATGAAGGCTTGCAAGGAGGCGGTGGCGGAAGCCTCATCCTTACGGCAGCCCAATTGATGTTTATGCCCAACTTTGTGATGTGGGTGGTGTCGTGGTTTATCGGTACTGGCTTCGCACTCGGCACCGGTTCTTCAGTTTCTCCAGTTGGCACAGACTTAGGTCTTGTTCCTGCTCTTCCCATTCTGGGAGCTATGCCCACGAACGATTTAGCGTTTGGATTCCTCGGGCTTTTGGTTCCCTTGCTGGCTGCATTTTTGGCAGCGTGGTTTATTCGACCAGCATTACTTCGCGCCCTCGGTTCTGACGTGTCTTTCCGCTGGATATCACTGACCGTGCTGGGCATTGCGCTCGTTGCAGGAATCCTCATCGGTTTACTGGCATGGGCCAGTGGTGGTGCTGCCGGTCCGGGTCGATTGGCAGATGTGGGACCGAATGCTTTACGCACTGGCGGTATTGCTGCACTCGAGTTCCTTATTGCGGCATCGCTTGGAATGTATGCGCGTTCGGGCGTGACGACAGTGAAGCAAAAGTAACAGGCCCGAATTTCGCTCTATTTCTAGCCGGTAGGCTTAACCTGTGCTGAAACTTGTCGTCCTGATCTCGGGGTCAGGTTCTAATTTGCGTGCTCTTCTTGAGGCCGCAAACGACGACACTTACCCTGCTGAAATTGTGGCCGTTGGTGCCGATAATGCTGCAAGCGGTTTAGCTCACGCTGTTGAGTTTGGTGTGCCCACATTTATTGTTGCTCCGCAGGAATACGCCAATCGTGAAGCGTGGGGACAAGCCCTCGCCGCAGCCATTTCTGAGCATCAACCAGACTTGGTTGTGTGCGCTGGATTTATGCGAATCCTTCCCGCAGATTTCGTGGGGTTGTTCTCGCCACAGCTGATCAATATGCACCCAGCCCTCTTGCCTTTGTATCCAGGAGCACACGCAGTGCGCGATGCTCTGGCGGATGGGGCAACTGTTACAGGTGCTTCAGTGCACATTGTGGATGAGGGTGTCGACACAGGTCCTGTTATTGAGCAAGTTCAGGTGGCCATCAACGCTGATGACACTGAAGAGTCTTTACATGAACGTATCAAAGCGGTGGAACGAGAACTTATTGTTCGCACCGTGAAAAACATTGCCACTAAGAACATCAACCTTCAGGAGTTAGCACGCAGATGAGCGGTCCTTCTCACGATCCCAACTTGTACACACACCGCGATGTTGTGCCCGTTCGTCGCGCCCTCATCTCGGTCAGTGACAAAACGGGGCTGCTTGAACTTGCAGGTGCACTCAGTGCAGCAGGTGTTGAGCTTGTCTCCACCGGTTCGACGGCACAAACCATCCGCGATGCCGGTCATGCGGTCAAAGACGTCAGTGACGTAACCGGCTTCCCAGAATCGCTCGATGGCCGCGTCAAGACCTTGCACCCTTCGGTGCATGCCGGCATCCTTGCTGACCTTCGCCTCGAGTCTCACGCTGAACAACTCGACGAACTGGGTATCGCTGCTTTTGATCTCGTCGTGGTCAACCTCTACCCCTTCCGCGAAACTGTTGCATCTGGTGCTCAAGATGCCGATGTGATTGAACAGATTGATATTGGCGGACCTGCGATGGTTCGCGCATCTGCGAAGAACCACCCCAACGTGGCAATCGTGGTCTCCCCAGCTCGTTACGGAGAAATCATCGAAGCATTGGCAACGGGTGGAACCACACTTGAGCAGCGTCGTTCACTGGCTGCTGAAGCTTTTGCACACACCGCCGCCTATGACGCTGCAGTGTCTGCGTGGTTTGTTCGCGATGAGAAGTTCCCAGAAACCTTTACTGTGTCAGCACAGCGCGGATCAATCCTGCGTTATGGCGAGAACTCTCACCAGGAAGCTGCTCTATACCTAGAGCAGGGCGGCCACGGTATCGCACAGTCCACCCTGCTTGGTGGTAAAGAAATGTCCTACAACAACTTCGTGGACGCCGACGCTGCGGTGCGTGCAGCCTACGACTTTATCAACCCTGCAGTGGCCATCATCAAGCACGCAAACCCTTGCGGTATTGCTGTCGGTCGTGACAAGGCAGTAGATCAGATTGCTTCAGCACACCGATTGGCACACGAGTGTGATCCCGTCTCAGCTTTTGGTGGCGTCATCGCGGCAAACCGTCCCGTCACTCTCAAGATGGCAGAACAGGTCAGTGAAGTATTCACTGAGGTACTTGTTGCTCCCGGTTTTGAACCAGACGCGCTCACTCTGCTCAAGACAAAGAAAAACTTGCGTCTGTTGCAGCTGCCAGAAAACTTTGGTCGTGAACCTCAAGAGGTTCGCCAAATATCCGGTGGCTTCCTCGTACAGGACGCTGACCTCTTCGACGGTGACGCCAAGCTCGGTGCACTGCTGACAAATTGGCAGCTCGTCTCCGGCGAACCCGCAGACCCCGACACCCTGGTCGATCTCGAGTTTGCGTGGAAAGCCTGTCGTTCGGTTAAGTCCAACGCCATCCTGCTTGCACACAACGGTGCATCTGTTGGCGTGGGCATGGGTCAGGTCAACCGTGTTGATTCCTGCCACCTCGCGGTGAACCGCGCAGGCGAGCGGGCAGCAGGATCTGTCGCTGCCTCCGACGCCTTCTTCCCCTTTGCTGATGGTCTCCAGGTTCTCTTGGCTGCTGGCATCAAAGCAGTAGTTCAGCCGGGTGGGTCAGTTCGTGATGAAGAAGTCATCGCTGCTGCCCAGAAGGCAGGGGTTACGATGTACTTCACCGGCGAACGCCACTTCTTCCACTAAAGGACACAACACCTATGTTCACTCCACGTCGCCTTCTTGCCGCTGGTTTATCCGCGCTCGCCGTCGCAGTCATTGCGCAAGACGTCACCGTCTTGGCATTTTTCATCGGCAAGGGTCTAGATGAAAACATCATGTGGCAGGCCGGTGCTTTCTTCTTCACTGCCAGTACCATCCTGTTCTTCCTCATCGCTTTATCTGGCTTACTGGGATTCCTCGCGAAGCGCCGCTACTCCTGGATTGCTGGTCTGATTGCCTCAGCCATCGCCGCCATTACGGGCATGTTCATTCAGGTGGGTATGCAGGGTGTGGGCATGAGCCCTGAAGTGGTTGCTGTTGTATTTGGTTCGTTGTTCAACGACAACCTCATTTTCCTCATTGCTGGTTCTGTCGCTTCCGTCACGGCAGGTACAGCTATTTGGCGTGCTGTTCTTGCTCGCACAAAGAGTGACCAACCCACGAAAGTTGCGTTAGTTCGTGCGCCAGCTGCAAACCTTGCCGAAGGTCTCATCACTCACATCAAGCGCAAAAAGGTTGATGTTGATCTGGCAAATGACCAGTGGGATGGCTATGTTGCAGCGCTGAACGCTGCAGGCTGGCTCACCATTGAGGTTGAGCCACGTGATGACCTAGCGGACAGTGTCTTCATCGAAGACACTGTGGTGATGCTGGGCAAGATTGCCGTTCTCACTAACCCTGGAGCCGATAGCCGCAAGCCAGAAATTATTGGCACAGAAGCAACTCTTAACGAGCTGGGCGTCAAGATAGAACGCATTGTCAGCCCAGGTGCTCTCGATGGTGGCGATGTTCTCAAGGTTGGTAAGACTGTTTATGTGGGCCGCGGTGGTCGCACCAACGGTGAAGGTATTCGCCAGCTTCGTGCCATTGCAGCCCAGCAGGGTTACACCGTTGTAGCTGTTCCTGTCACCAAGGCACTGCATCTCAAGACTGCCGTGACCGCGTTGCCTGATGGCACCGTCATCGGTTACCCACCACTCGTAGATGACCCCCGTGTCTTTGACCGCTTCCTTCCCGTGCCTGAAGCACACGGCACTGCAGTTGTGGTCTTGGCACCCGACACCGTGTTGATGTCATCTTCAGCACCGAAGTCCGCGGAGCTCTTCCGTGAACTTGGTTATCGTGTCATCACAGTCGATATCTCTGAGTTCGAAAAACTTGAAGGCTGCGTCACCTGCTTGTCTGTGCGCATGCGCTAAATCTGAGCATGAAAGAACCCCCGGCACAGCCGGGGGTTCTTTCATGTGGGCTTAGAACTTAATCTCTCCGATGGTTTCACCGTATTGGGTGGTTCCAACGTCAGAGAAACCTACGCGGTGGAAGAACTCTTCAGGGCTGTCAACACCGCGCTCCCACAGCACGGTCAGGCTCTTGGCTCCGCGAGCTTTGGCTTCGTCAACCAGCGCGGCGACAGCAAACTTTCCCACACCCTTGCCCTGGTAGTCAGCAGCAACGTGGATGCGCCACAAGCAACTGCGTAATTCTGGTTGGACGTTGTCCGGATCAAAGTTTCCGCGCACAAAACCAACGACGGTGTCACCGTCTTTGATGACACGAGGCCAGGCTGTTGTGGGATTCACATACGACTCAGAGATGGAATACGACGGGGGAGCTAGAAACTGTTCCTGACCTCGCTTGAGCGTCAAAGAGTTGGCAGCAACGATGTTGCTGGCGTTGAGTTCTTCTAATGTATATGTCCCCATAGCTTTAGGGTAAACCTGTTTTCCCTTTTCTTCCTAGACCGGAAGTAAAACCTATGTAACAAATTCATCCAAGGTTCAGACAATTTTTTCAGCCTCTGCGGGTATTCTGGGGCTGGCAGAAACGCCAGAAATTAGATACCCTAGGGGGTATACAAAGTGTGGCCATATGGTCACTGCTTATTCGGAGGTAAACATGTGTAGTCCAGCCAAATGCGGTTCATGCGGCAAGACCACCTGGACCGGATGCGGCGAGCACATCGAGGAAGCGCTGGAAGGCGTTGCTCAGGCTGACCGTTGCACCTGTAACTAGGTTTCGCATCACTGAACATTATGGGCTCGCTGAGCCCATAATGTGTTTAACGACGAAATCTCTCGCCGCCGATCAACGTGTGCTTTGGGTCTTTTCGAGACAATTCTCATCACCCTCCCGCTCTATTTCTGTATAATATATTTTCAGACGAGTTACCGGCATAACAAAGGACTGGATCAATGAGCGACCCACATTCTCGCGTGGTGGAAGGCTGGACTGGACGCCTGTACGAAGATTTCAGTGTGGGGGATATTTACTACCACCCGTTCGGGAAAACAGTCACAGAAGCTGACAACCAGATGTTCACCTTGATGACGCAAAACGTCTCCAAGACACATGTGGACCGAAACTATGCGTCGGGAACCAGCTATAAGCTCCCCTTGGTCAACTCGACCTTTACCCTTGCACTTGTAACAGGTCAATCCACCATGGATCTCTCCATGAATGTTTTCGCAAACCTTGGTTGGGACGAAGTGCGAATGCCGGCACCTGTTTTTGAAGGCGACACGATTTATTCTCGTTCTAAAGTTCTTGAACTTCGCGAATCAGCGTCCCGGCCAACTATGGGAGTTGTTACTGTCGCAACAGAAGGGTTCAACCAAGACGGAACCATTGTGGTGAGTTTCAAGCGCTCCTTCATGATTTATAAAAAAGGGCATCTGCCCAGTGTTTCAGGAGCTCGCCCGGATGAGTCGACGTTGCCCCAGGTCAGTGGAAACTGATGACAACTAGTGCACAGCATGATGTAGTTGCTTCGGCAACAACACTATTGTTTGTCCCCGGGGATAGGCCTGATCGGTTCACGAAAGCTCATCAATCTGGGGCCGATGTCATCATCATCGATCTTGAAGATGCTGTCGCAGTTGAGAACAAGTCTTTGGCTTTAGATGCGGTTGTCTCGGCATTAACCGAACCACACGACAGTGTCCCTGGCGGCCGGCTGACGGCCCTAGTCCGGATTGATTCGAACCTGAGTTCTCTTCATTTAGCCGCGTTACGAGACATTGCTGCAGTGAAAAACAATGGGCTACTTGGCGTGATGGTTCCTAAAGCTGAGTCAGCTGAACAGCTCTCTGCGGCGGTGAACGCGCTACCGCGCGGTTTGGCGATTGTTCCCCTCATTGAATCAGCACGTGGGCTCGTCAACATCAATGACATTGCACAGGTGCAAGGAGTGACTCGTCTGGGATTTGGTGCTGTTGATTTTGGGTTAGATGTTGATGCCACACATGAGAGAGTCACGGATTATGCTCGAGTCCAGATTGTTGTCTCCTCTCGTGCAGCAGGGCTAGGTGCACCTGTTGATTCACCAAGTTTGAGTATCAGTGATCTGGCAATTGTCGAAGCAGAGGCAACACGTGCACGCCAATTCGGGTTTTCAGGGAAGCTGTGTATTCACCCTGCACAAGTGACTGCTGTGAATTCGAGCTTCATGCCAAGCGCAGAAGAAATCGCCTGGGCTCAAGAAATAGTCGGCTTGGATGGTGGTGCTTCACAACACAACGGTCTCATGGTCGATAAACCTGTTGTTGATCGTGCGCACAGAATTCTTTCTCGAAGAGGAGAATGAGGAGCATGGTCCTCCCCCTTGATGGAATCACCGTCATTTCTCTCGAGCAAGCAGTCGCTGCACCCTTCGCCTCCCGTCAGCTTTCTGACTTGGGAGCTCGTGTCATCAAAATAGAGCGAGACGCGGGAGATTTTGCTCGTGCCTACGACACCAAGGTCCACGGTGAGGCAAGCTATTTCGTCTGGATCAATCGCAATAAAGAAAGTGTTGTTCTCGATCTGAAATCAGAGCACGGAATTAAGGCGCTGAAGGGCTTAATGAGCAAGGCAGATGTCTTCATCCAAAACCTGGCACCAGGGGCTATCGAGCGTTTAGGCCTTGGACCTGAAATTGCCTGCGCCATTAATCCGCAACTGATTTATGTCTCCATCTCAGGCTACGGTCGAGGCGGAGAATACGAGAATAAAAAGGCTTACGATCTCTTAGTGCAATGTGAAACCGGATTGCTCTCTGTCACGGGGACAGAATCAGAACCTGCCAAGGTTGGCATTTCTGTAGCTGATATCGCAGCCGGAATGTATGCGTATTCCGGAGTGCTCAGCGCACTTATCCTCAGGGGGAAGACAGGCAAGGGCGACGTTTTAGAAATTTCAATGCTGGAAGCACTCGGCGAGTGGATGAGCCAACCTTATCTTTATGCAGAGTATGGCGGTCAGCAACAACCTCGATCGGGAGCGCAACACGCAACCATCGCTCCGTATGGCCCGTTCCATACCGCCAACGGAACAGTATTTTTTGGAATACAGAATGAGCGTGAGTGGGTTAAGTTCTGCGAGATAGTCCTCCAAGACCATTCGTTCGCGGTTGACCCACAATTCAATGCGGGTGCGCTTCGAGTACAACACCGTGAGGCGCTCCATAAGCGCATTAATTCTGTCTTTTCTACCTTGACCAGCGAACAGGCCATAGAACGTCTTGATATAGCTGGAATTGCGAATGCGAAATTGCGTGACATGCGTGAATTCTCTGCTCACCCACAACTAGCCGCGCGACAACGTTGGAGAAACGTGGAACTTCCCAACGGGGAATCAGCTAGAAGCCTCATTCCTCCTGTGACTTCACAGTCCTATGAAGCAGTCATGGGGGCAATTCCCGCGCTCGGTGCGGATACGGACTCAGTCCTGCGAGAGTTTGGTTTGAACTAACTCTTTACTGACGTGTCACTTTGCCGCTAAGCGTGGCGAAAGGTTGCAAGAATGCTGGCTTTGCCAAAATCCATGCCACGACGGTTAAGACCAGTGAACCGGCAAACAATCCGAAGCCCAGCCAGCTGTCTCCATTGTTACTGGCATACATATGGTTGAGATTACGCAGTGCTCCGGTGGTCAAAACCAGTGTCACGTGAGCGATCACAAACAGGACAAAGAAGATCATTACCGGATAGTGGATTGCTCGCGCAACGGGCAGCGGGTATATCTTGCTGATCCGTGCTGATGGTCCAGGCCATGCATTAGACATTCGAATGCCGGTC includes these proteins:
- the purH gene encoding bifunctional phosphoribosylaminoimidazolecarboxamide formyltransferase/IMP cyclohydrolase codes for the protein MSGPSHDPNLYTHRDVVPVRRALISVSDKTGLLELAGALSAAGVELVSTGSTAQTIRDAGHAVKDVSDVTGFPESLDGRVKTLHPSVHAGILADLRLESHAEQLDELGIAAFDLVVVNLYPFRETVASGAQDADVIEQIDIGGPAMVRASAKNHPNVAIVVSPARYGEIIEALATGGTTLEQRRSLAAEAFAHTAAYDAAVSAWFVRDEKFPETFTVSAQRGSILRYGENSHQEAALYLEQGGHGIAQSTLLGGKEMSYNNFVDADAAVRAAYDFINPAVAIIKHANPCGIAVGRDKAVDQIASAHRLAHECDPVSAFGGVIAANRPVTLKMAEQVSEVFTEVLVAPGFEPDALTLLKTKKNLRLLQLPENFGREPQEVRQISGGFLVQDADLFDGDAKLGALLTNWQLVSGEPADPDTLVDLEFAWKACRSVKSNAILLAHNGASVGVGMGQVNRVDSCHLAVNRAGERAAGSVAASDAFFPFADGLQVLLAAGIKAVVQPGGSVRDEEVIAAAQKAGVTMYFTGERHFFH
- the ddaH gene encoding dimethylargininase, encoding MFTPRRLLAAGLSALAVAVIAQDVTVLAFFIGKGLDENIMWQAGAFFFTASTILFFLIALSGLLGFLAKRRYSWIAGLIASAIAAITGMFIQVGMQGVGMSPEVVAVVFGSLFNDNLIFLIAGSVASVTAGTAIWRAVLARTKSDQPTKVALVRAPAANLAEGLITHIKRKKVDVDLANDQWDGYVAALNAAGWLTIEVEPRDDLADSVFIEDTVVMLGKIAVLTNPGADSRKPEIIGTEATLNELGVKIERIVSPGALDGGDVLKVGKTVYVGRGGRTNGEGIRQLRAIAAQQGYTVVAVPVTKALHLKTAVTALPDGTVIGYPPLVDDPRVFDRFLPVPEAHGTAVVVLAPDTVLMSSSAPKSAELFRELGYRVITVDISEFEKLEGCVTCLSVRMR
- a CDS encoding GNAT family N-acetyltransferase, which encodes MGTYTLEELNASNIVAANSLTLKRGQEQFLAPPSYSISESYVNPTTAWPRVIKDGDTVVGFVRGNFDPDNVQPELRSCLWRIHVAADYQGKGVGKFAVAALVDEAKARGAKSLTVLWERGVDSPEEFFHRVGFSDVGTTQYGETIGEIKF
- a CDS encoding MaoC family dehydratase; translated protein: MSDPHSRVVEGWTGRLYEDFSVGDIYYHPFGKTVTEADNQMFTLMTQNVSKTHVDRNYASGTSYKLPLVNSTFTLALVTGQSTMDLSMNVFANLGWDEVRMPAPVFEGDTIYSRSKVLELRESASRPTMGVVTVATEGFNQDGTIVVSFKRSFMIYKKGHLPSVSGARPDESTLPQVSGN
- a CDS encoding HpcH/HpaI aldolase/citrate lyase family protein, whose amino-acid sequence is MTTSAQHDVVASATTLLFVPGDRPDRFTKAHQSGADVIIIDLEDAVAVENKSLALDAVVSALTEPHDSVPGGRLTALVRIDSNLSSLHLAALRDIAAVKNNGLLGVMVPKAESAEQLSAAVNALPRGLAIVPLIESARGLVNINDIAQVQGVTRLGFGAVDFGLDVDATHERVTDYARVQIVVSSRAAGLGAPVDSPSLSISDLAIVEAEATRARQFGFSGKLCIHPAQVTAVNSSFMPSAEEIAWAQEIVGLDGGASQHNGLMVDKPVVDRAHRILSRRGE